From the genome of Roseivivax sp. THAF197b:
GCTGAGCCGCTTCAGGCGACCAAAGCCCTTGTGCTGGCAGTTCGACAGAGCCTCTGTCGATCGCAGCTCGGGGCGCCGAATGAGAGAAGGAGCGTATCGTGTTGGAAATCTGGCTGCCGCTGATCGGAGGATTTGTCCTGCTGATCGTGGGGGGCGAATTGCTGGTCCGGGGCGCGGTGCAGGTCGCGACCGGGCTGGGTGTCTCGCCGCTGGTCATCGGTCTGACGCTCGTGGGTTTCGGGACGTCGACGCCTGAGCTTGTCACCTCGGTGCAGGCGGCGCTCTCGGACGCGCCCGGCATCGCCTATGGCAATATCGTGGGCTCCAACATCGCCAACATCCTGCTGATCGTCGGGATCGCCGCGCTCATCAGCCCGATGGTCGTGGCGTCCAATGCGCTGAAGCGCGATGGCATGGTCATGCTGGTGGTTGCGATCGTCTTCGCGGCTGTCGCCGCACTCATGCCGCTCGGACGCGCCGTGGGCGCCGTCTTTGTCGCGGCACTCATCATCTACATCTACCTCGCGTTCCGACAGGAGAAGAGTGCCGCACCCGCCGACCATGGCGCGGTTTATGACAAGAGCGTCGCGCTTCAGGAGGCGGACACGGCCCTTGCGCCGCCCACCGCGGCAAAGAAGACCCTGCTTGTTTCGGTGCTGATCGCGCTTGGCGGCCTGATCCTCGTCGTGATCGGAGGGCGTTTCCTCGTCGACGGCGCGGTCTCGCTCGCACGCGGTCTCGGCATCTCGGAAACCGTGATCGGGCTCACCATCGTTGCAGTCGGTACGTCGATGCCGGAGCTTGTGACCTCGGTCGTCGCGGGCCTTCGCAAGCAGGGCGATGTCGCGTTCGGCAACATCGTCGGCTCCAACGTCTACAACATTCTCGGGATTGGCGGCTTCACGGCGCTGATCGCGCCCGGCGCTGTCCCTGTCGAGATCGTCACCTTCGACAACCTCGTGATGATTGCCGTGTCCCTGGCCCTCGTCGTGTTCGCCTGGACCGGGCTTAAGATCGCGCGCTGGGAAGGCGCCGTCCTGCTGACCGGGTATGTCGGCTACGTCTACACGATCTGGCCCTGATCACATCCGTGCGGCGGGCGCAGTCTGCGTCCGCTGCACGAGCACCTTGTCGATCCGCCGACCGTCCATGTCGACAACCTCGATCTGCCAGTTCTGCGCCTGAACGCTCTGCCCGACAGTCGGCAATTTGCCCAAGAGAAACAGGACCAGCCCGGCTACCGTTTCGTAATCACCATCGTCGGGAAGCGCGATCTCCAGCCTGTCGGCGAACTCGTCAATCGGCATCCAGCCTGCCACCAGCAGGGAGCCATCATCGCGCTCCACGATTTTCGGCTCATCGGCCTCGGTCTCGTCGAACCCTCCGGCAATGGCGCCAAGGATATCCATCGCGGTCACGATCCCCTCGAAATGCCCGTATTCGTCATAGACGAGCAGCATGTGCTCGGGCGATGCGCGCAGGCGGTCCACCACCTCCATCGCCGGAAGGGCATCGTGGATGACGGGCGCATTCATCATCAGGCGGCGTGGATCGAAGGTCGCCCTGTCCGCAAGAAGCATATCCCTGCTGTGCAGGATGCCGATGATGTCGTCCGGCCCGCCATCGCGGAGCGGCAGACGCGACCGGCCCGAGGTTCTGAAACGCTCCAGAATGTCGTCGAGCGACTCGTCGATATCGGCGATGGCCACCTCGAGCCGCGGTGTCATCAGCCCCTTCGCCGTGCGATCCGCGATCCGCATCACGCCTTCGATCATGGCCGTTTCGCCCTTCTCGATGACGCCCGCACTTTCTGCCTCGGAGATCAGCAGGTGAATCTCTTCATCGCTGACCCGATGTTGCCGACTGCGATCCTGGCCCAGGATCCTGAGCATGAGCTTGCCCGATTTGTCGAGGATCCAGACGAGAGGGGCTGCGACCTTCGACAGCAGCACCATGGCCGGCGCCACACGCGCGGCAATGCCTTCGGGGTTCGACAGGGCGATCTGTTTCGGGACCAGTTCGCCAATCACCAGCGACAGATAGGTGACGACCATCACGACGGAGCCGACGCCGAATGGCTGGGCCAAGGCGGGCGGAGCGCCGAGCCCTTCAAGCGCGGTGGATACCCGCAGTCCCAGCGTCGCGCCGGAAAAAGCGCCGGACAAGACACCGACGAGGGTGATGCCGATCTGCACCGTGGATAAAAACCGGCCCGGATCCTCCGCCAGCCTGAGCGCCTGAAGCGACCCCCTGTCTCCGCGCACCTTCAGGCGTCCGGGCCGCGCGGACACGATCGCAAGCTCCGACATCGCCAGCGCGCCGTTCAGCAGGATCAGGCAGGCGAGTATTGCAAGTTCAACGATCATGAATGTCGGCTCTCGTGGTGGGGTCTGCGAATGCTAAACATAGAGTTCGGCGGTACCATTCACAAAGAGAGCTTGCGGCCGACGGGCTGGCACGTTTGACGCCGCATCGGGTTACGCCCCGTCGGTGGCGCATGGTCGATGTTTGATGGACAGAGCCTCCGCACGCGCCTTGGCATCCCCGAAGCAACCTCCTCGCGCAGGCTGCCCGAGATGGGCACGGGTTGCGTCACGGAGGCGCGGACAAGACTGGTAGTCTGGGCAAGGCCGAAGGCGTTAGAGGTTCTCTGCCGTCAGAGCGATGAGCGCGCCAAGTCGGCCGATGACTTGCGCCACCAGACGCGCGCTTGAACGTGGGTCTTGGCGGCGGACCGTCCGCCGAAGATAGCGATGATTAATTCCACGAAGCCGCTGCATCGACGGCGCTGGTCAATCCAACATCAATCTCACGCCGCAGTTGAGACCAATCCACTCCTAGACGAGGGAAACATTCAATTCTTTCGAAGGTTTTGTCGAAGAAACTCATCGTCTTCGTCGCAGGTGTGTCTGTCCTAGCCGGATGAACCGAACCGGTCATGCAGACCGGCCCAAGTTATCCGCCAATTGCACCGGAACAGGTTCGGGTTTCGTTCGCCTCAGGTCCTACCTGCGCGAATCCTCGCGAGATTGGGTTGATCCCGCAGGTCGGGTCGAACAAGTACGCTCAGGACCGTGCAATAAACCAAATCAGGGCCCAATCAGCCCAGCGTGGCGCGAACTTGGTACTGCTGGATACGACCGCAACGAGACTATTGGGCGGCATGTTGTTTGACGCGGTGATGTATTGCTGCTGGTGACAGCCAATAAGCAACAAGCAACAAGCGATCATGGTTCAGGGGGCGGCGCGATGCCGCCCTCGTTTGGCTCTGCTCTTCATTGGACAGAGATGTCGGCGAGCAGACGCCAAGCGGACTTCAGCACCGCATCAGCTCTCGAGCGTGAGTCGCGACCCGCTGGCTTCCATTCGGTTTCCACCTCGTATTGCGCTAAACGCCTGAGTTTTGCCAATTAAGGTATCTACACACCCCATAGGCCTAACCGAAGGTTAAGCGGCAAACTCGACTAAACGCGTTGTTTTTAGTGCAAATGTTCACTGAGGTGGGATGGTAGCGGAGGAGGGACTTGAACCCCCGACACGCGGATTATGATTCCGCTGCTCTAACCAACTGAGCTACTCCGCCAGAGTGGCGGTTGATTAGAAGAGCCCCGCAGGAGGGTCAAGCGGGAAATTTCCGAAATTGCGCGCGTCTGCGCCTTCCTCGGCAAGCGCTGTCGCGACGCGCAGCCACCGTTCGACATCCGCGCGTCCCACGCCGCCGTTAAAGCGCAGCCCCCCTGTCACGACCGGACCGAAAATACCTCTCGGGGGAGCGCGAGGGGGCAGACAGCCCCCTCGCTCTTTTGGCGCGCCATTTCCCAAGCGAAATGGCGGTGGGGCAGACAGCCCCCTCGCTGCCCGACGGAGCCACGACCGCCCGAAGTGTCAGGAGCCTGACAGCGCAACCCGCCCTTATTTCACGATCACCTCGTCCTTGACGAACATGTTGGCCCAGGCGCGGTCCACCAGTTCCGGAGTCATCTTGTAAGGCAGGCCTTCGAAATCGCAGACCGAGATCATCTGATCGATGAGGAAGACCGGCTGGTAATTGGCAAAGACATTCTTGATCGTCGGATACTTGGTCTTCAGCAGGTGCACGAGGCTCTTCTCGCAAAGCTGCATCCGCTTCTTGCGGGCCACCAGCGCGAAGATCTTCAGGAAATCCTCTTGGCTCGGCCCGTCGATCTTGATCTTGAAGAAGATCCGGCGCAGGGCCGCCTGGTCGAAGATCTCGTTCGGGTGGAAGTTCGTCGAGAAGATCACCAGCGTGTCGAAGGGGACCTCGAATTTCTCGCCCGATTGCAGGGCGAGGATGTCCTTCGATTCCTCCAGAGGCACGATCCAGCGGTTGACCAGTTTCTGCGGCGGCTCGGCCTGACGGCCAAGGTCGTCGACGATGAAGATGCCGCCGGTGGATTTGAGCTGCAGCGGCGCCTGGTAGGTCCGTGCCGTGGGGTTGTAGACCAGATCCAGCATGTCGAGAGACAATTCGCCTCCGGTGATCACCGTGGGCCGCTCGCACAGCACGTAGCGCGAATCGTAGAGGTTCCGGCGGCGCAGCTGGGTCGGATCGTCTTCCTGCTCCGTGGCCTTGGAATGCACGATCGGGTCGTAGACGGTGATGACGGAGCCTGCATATTCGATGGCGCGCGGGACGTAGATCTTGTCGCCCATGGCGTCGCGAATGCCGTTCGAGATCGAGGATTTACCGTTGCCCGGGGGGCCGTACATCAGGATCGAGCGGCCCGAGGTCACGGCGGGTCCCAGATTGCCCAGAAGCTGGGGCGGCAGGATCAGGTGACCCATCGCGTTCGACAGCTGCTGGCGCGTGATCTGGATGTTGCGGATCGACTGGCGCTGCACCTGTTCGCGGTAGACCTGCAGGGGCACCGGCATGGCGCCGTAATATTCCGACTGCGCCAGCGCATCCATCGCGCGTGCCTTGCCGCTATCTGTGAGCTGGTAGCCCATCTCCGTGCTGATACCTTCGGAGCGCGTGCCCATCGCCTCGAGAAGGTTCTGCCCGCGGGCATAATCGATCAGTTCCTGCGTGATGGGGACGGGCAGGCAGACCGCCTTGGCAAGCTCGCTGGCGCTGCCGGTATTCTTGCGGAAGATCGTCTTGATCACGATGTCGCGCATCATGACCATGGGCAATTGCATGTCCTGCAGCCGCTTGGGCGGCGGAGGTGCCATGACGTTCGAAGTTTCCATGTTCATTGCCAGCGGTCCTTTGCCCGTATCCACGCGGCAGAGAGGACCAATTCTTTATGGCGAGAGCTTGGCTAGGACTTGGCGTTTTCCGGGGAAATGCCACCCCGGCAAGAAGGCTCAGGCGCCGTAGAGCACGCCCAGCCCGAGATAGAGCGCCAGCGCCCCACCGAGGGCGAGGCCCATGGGAAATTTCGAGCCCGAATGCCAGCTTTGCCATTCCGGCGCGAGGCGTGTGAGCGGCGTCGCGCGGGCCAAGCGGTGCGCCACGAAAGCCGCGATCAGAACGCCGGTGAACAGGACCAGCAACAAACGCAGATCGCCGAGATGGATGAAGGGTGCGGCGGCGGCGGCGAATTTCGCATCCCCTGCGCCCATGACGCCCCCTGCATTGAGCGCGATGCCCGCGATCAGGACCACCACCAGATGCAGGTAGCGCCAGAGATAGGTCTCGAAGGGCAGGGCGATCAGCCCGACCAGCGCAAAGACGACGAACAGGGCGATCACCGTGGGATTGGTGATCTTCATCCGCGCCATGTCGGTGTAGCAGGTGTACAGGCACAGCGGCACGACGAAGGGCAGGAACCACAGCGCGGCCGAGGCATCGATGGACATGTGCGCGCCCCTTCGGCCTTAATTCGAGCCTTCGAGCGCGTCGAGGCTGGTTGCTGCGGCCTCGAAATGCTGCGGATGGGTCTCGATCGCGTCGCGCAGAAGCGCCTTGCCGGTCTCGACATCGCCCTTCTTGATCGCGGCGAGGGCCAGCGTGTGCAGAAGCTGCGCCCGTTCGACCTGGGTCATCGGGATCACGGGGATCGTGTAGTCGCCACGCGCCGCGCGGGCCAGCATCAGGTTGTTCTTCGCGGTGAACAGCGACTCGTCCTGGCGGATCGCGTCGGTGAACAGCCGTTCTGCGGCGCTGTGCTCCCCGCGCGTGAGCTTGGAATAGCCCCAGTTGTTCAGGATGCTCGAGGGTTGCGTGGTCAGGCCCAGGGCCACCTCGTAGAAGCTGTCGGCCTTCTTCCAGTCCTGGTTCACGTCGGCCACCATGGCTTCGAGCTTGTAGCGCTCGAATGTCTCATGGGTGGGGGGGATCGCATTCAGCGTCTCCTTGGCGCGGTCCCATTCGCCCGAGCGGATCAGGGCATCGGCCAGCGCCACCTTGTCCTTGTGGGCCACGTCTTCATGGTCGACGACCTTGGACCAGGCCGCCACGCCTTCGGGCACGCGCTTGGCGCGGATCAGCGATTTCGCGAGGCCCCGGCGATGTTCGATGTTGTCGGGTGCGTCCTGCAGGGCCCTGCGGAAGTAATCCACGGCCTCGTTCGGGTCGGCCACGGTCAGCATCACGTCGTTCAGCCCGGTTCCGTCGATGGCGTTCACGCCCTGGAAGTTCCGGTCGACCGTTTCCGCTTCGCTCGCGGTATCTCCGCATGCGGATAGCCCGAATGCCCCTGCCGCGCAGAGGATAAAAATCCTGGAGTGGCGCATTTGCTGCGTCCTTGTCCTGCTTCTGCCTCGTTACTCGGTCGATGTGAGCAGGAAATCCCCCTGTCCGCGTCGCACGAGCTTAAATTCTTGTTCTTGTTCCTCACCATAGACGCTATTTTCAATTTTTGCGAGCGCCAAGCGAAGATTGTCGCGGATTGAGTCGTTTTGGCCATTGTCGAGCGCATAGGCCCTGCGGAAGGTCGCGGCGGCCTCGGCCTCCTTGCCCTGTTCCATCAGGACAACGCCCAGGTTGTTCCACATCTCCGGGCTGGCCTCGTCCTCGTCCACGGCCTGTCGGAGCAGGCGCTCCGCCTGGTTCAGACGCCCCAGCGCAAGATTGGCCGATCCAAGACCCGACAGCACCTCGACGGTCAGTCCAAGCTCTGCCGCGGCGCGCGTATAGGCGTCGAGCGCGAGCTCGGGCTCATCGGCATCCATCAGGCGATGGCCCACCAGAAGCCCGCCCACGCCTTCGCCGTCGGGGTCGATTTCAGGCGCGTAAAGCTGGTCCTCCGGCAGCTCAAGGCCGCCCGGTGAACAGGCGGCCATCAGCATTGCAAGTATCAGAAGGCATCCCGCGAGGGGCGTGCGCATATTGGTCAGTTCCCGGTCATGTTGGTGATGCCGACCACCGAAGGCCCCACGAGGATGATCAAAAGCGGCGGCACCGTGAACATCATTGTGGTCAAAGTCATCTTCGTGGGCAACTTGTTTGCCTTCTCTTCCGCGCGCATCACGCGCTTGTCGCGCATCTCGGCGGCATAGACCCTGAGCGCGTCGGCGACCGAGGTGCCGAAGGTCTGCGACTGGTTCAGCACGGTCACGAAGGAGGACACGTCCTGCACGCCGCAGCGTTCCGACATGTCGTTCAGGACGTTCGATTTGTCCTTGCCGGCCTTCATCTCGTAGCTGACCATCTGGAACTCGTCGGCGAGTTGCGGGTAGGAGGGGCGCAATTCACGGGCGATCCGGACAATGGACTGGTCCATCGACTGGCCCGCCTCGACGCAGACCAGCATCATGTCGAGCGCATCCGGGAAACCGTCCTGGATCTGCTGCTGACGTTCGCCCGCGCGCTTGTTGACCCAGTATTTCGGCAGGTAATAGCCCAGACCGCCGGGCCCCAGCACATACATCACCATGTCCTTGGTGGTGGCGTTGTCGCCAAGCGCCAGCGTGTAATAGGCCGTGCCGAGCCCGAGCCCCAAGAGACCCAGCGCGAATTGCGCGAAGTAGTAAAAGCGCACCGCCTCCTTCGAGGCATAGCCCGCCTGCATCAGTTTCAGCCGCGCCGAGCCCAGCTCTTCCTCGTCCTGTGGTTCGAGGAATTGCGCATACCTGTTGAGCTTGTCGTTTTTCGCCTTCTCGCGGAGGATCTGCTTGGTCTCGGCCTGCTGACCGCGCTTCTCCATCTGCTTGAGCTTTTCCATCGGGTCCGGCTTCTGCGCCAGCATGATGGGGATAGAGGCGAGGATCAGCAGCAGGCCAAGCCCGCCTGCAATGATCATCGGTGCCGCCGGTCCAAGCAGGTCGGTCATCACGGCGTTCAGATTGGCAATGGCGTCCATGATGGTTTCCTCAGACCTTGATGTTCACGAGCATGCGCATGATGAAAAGGTTCAGCGCAAGGAAGATGGCGACGATGAAACAGGCCGGGATGAACCACGGGTGGTCCAGCACGTTGTCGTAGTAGTCGGGCTTGGTGACCTGGATGAAGATCAGCGCCATGACCGGGAAGCCCGACAGGAACTTGCCCGACCATTGGGCTTCCGCCGTGATCGCCTTCACCCGGCGGAAGAGACGGAAGCGCGCGCGGATCACCTTGGCCAGACCTTCGAGGATCTCCGCGAGGTTACCGCCCGATTGCTGCTGGATCGACACCGCCACGGCGAGGAAGCGCAAATCCTGCATGTCGAGGCGTTCGGCCATGTGCTTCAGCGCCTCGCCGATATCGCGGCCGTAGGCGCTTTCGTCCGCGATGACGCCGAATTCCGTGGCCAGCGGGTCCTGGATCTCCTTCGAGACGATGGAAATCGCCGAGGAGAACGGATGACCCACCCGGAGCGACCGGACCATCAGCTCGACCGCGTCGGGCAGCTGCTCCTCGATCATCGCAAGGCGCTTCTTGGCCTTCGAGTTCACCCAGAAGAACACGCCGCCCACACCGAAACCGATGCCCATGGCGATCCGGATCGGCAGACCTGCCTCGGTCGTGATCGACAGGCCCAGAAAGGCGATGACGGACACGGCGACCATCAGCATGATCAACTGGTTGGGCGTGAAGGCGATGGCCGCCTTCTGCGCCCGGTCGGCCAGCATCGAGTAGAGCGGCACGCCCCGGTTATCGAGATGCTGGTCCATCTCCTTGCGGAGCTTGGCCAGAACCTCGTCGCGGCGTGCGCCCTTGTCGAGCATCTGCAACCGCCGGTTCACCCGGCTGTTGAGGCTGATCGATTTGCCGAAGGCAACGAGGTAGACGCCTTCGACGAGGGCGAGAACGCCCACGAAGATCGCGCCGTAGATAATGAATTCTGCGTTCAGCATGGATCAGTCCCCCCGGAACGGCTCGTAGATGGAGGGCGGCAGATCATATCCCCACATCTTGAAGCGTTCTGAATAATGGCTGCGAACCCCGGTCGCGGTGAAATGGCCGAGGATCTTGTTGTCAGGTGTCAGGCCGACGCGCTGGAAGCGGAAGAGCTCCTGCATGGAGATCACCTCGCCTTCCATGCCGGTCACTTCGGTGATCGACGTCATCCGGCGCGAGCCGTCCTGCAGGCGGCTGGCCTGCACGATCAGGTTCACAGCCGAGGAGATCTGGCTCCGCATCGCCTTCAGCGGCATCTCGATGCCCGCCATGGCGATCATGTTCTCCAGACGGGCGACACCGTCGCGGGCGGAGTTGGCGTGGATCGTGGTCATGGAGCCGTCATGGCCCGTGTTCATGGCCTGCAGCATGTCGATCACTTCCTCGCCCCGCGTCTCGCCGACGATGATGCGGTCGGGACGCATACGAAGCGCGTTCTTCAGACAATCGCGCGGCGTGACGGCGCCTTTGCCTTCCACGTTGGGCGGTCGGCTTTCCATCCGGCCCACATGGGTCTGCTGAAGCTGAAGTTCGGCCGTATCCTCGATGGTCAGGATGCGCTCACTGTCATCGATGAAGGAGCTGAGCGCGTTGAGCGTGGTGGTCTTGCCCGAACCCGTACCGCCCGAGACGATGACGTTGAGGCGGGTGGCGACAGCGGCCTGCAAATAAACGGCCATCTCCTCGGAGAAGGCGCCGAAGGCCACAAGATCGTCGATGCCGAGCTTGTCCTTCTTGAACTTACGAATGGAGACGAGGCTGCCATCGATGGCAATGGGCGGAACCATCGCGTTGAAACGCGAGCCGTCCTGCAGACGGGCGTCGACGTAGGGATTGGATTCATCGACCCGGCGGCCCACGGCGGACACGATCTTGTCGATGATCCGCATCAGGTGGCGTTCATCCTTGAAGGTGATGTCCGACAGCGACAGCTTGCCGTTCTGTTCGATGAAGATCTGCTGCGGGCCGTTCACCAGGATATCCGAGACGGTGTCGTCTTTCAGAAGCGCCTCGAGCGGGCCGAGCCCCTTCACCTCGTCGTAAAGCTCCTGGTTGAGCTGCAGCCGCTCTTCGCGGTTCAGGACGATGGACTTTTCCTGCAGCGATTCCGCGGTGATGGCCTGGATTTCGGCGCGCAGATCGGCCTCGCTCGCCTGATCGAGGGCGGCGAGGTTCAGGTTGTCCAGAAGCGCGCGGTGCAGCTCGAGCTTGATCTCGCCCAGCCGCTCCTTGCGCTTTTTCTCCTTGTCGCCCGCGACGGGACGCGCGGGGCTTTGCGGCTTTACCTTCCGCATCGAGACGGGTTTCTCGACCGGGGCTGCGGCTTTCTCGGCGGCCGGAGCAGGCGCGGGGGCCGGGGCGGCGGTCGTGGCGCCGGACTTTTTGTAGCGTGAAAACATCTTCAAGCAGCTCCTTAAGCGGCAACAGCGTCGGATTGACCGATCTCATGCAGAGACTGGGCCAGCTTTGCGATTTCCTTGCGCAGCGGGTTCTTCGCGGCCTGCAGCGCGATGGGCAGACCGTGATCGCAGGCTTGCGCAATCGGCCGACCGCCATCGGGCATGAACAGGTCCATGCCGATATCGAGGCTTTCGGCCATCCGCTTGGCGCGGCTCTTGCCTTGCAGGTCGGTGAATTTCGGCGCGCGGTTCAGCACGAAGCGCAGCTTGTCGAAGGGCAGATCCTCGGATTGCAGCGCCCGCTTCAGCCGCAGCGTGTTCTGGGCCGAGCGCATGTCGAGCTCGATCATCGCGAAATAGACCTGCGCGGCCTGCAGCACGGTTTCGGACCATTGGGTGATCGCGGACGGCATGTCGACGACGATGTAGTCGAAATGTTCGCGCGCGAGCCCCAGCAGCAGGCTCACATCTTCCTGGGTGATCATGTCGAGCGGCAAGAGATCCGACGGCGCGGTGAAGACGTCGATCCGGTCCTCGAAGCTTTGCAGCGCCTGCGCGAAGGTGTCCTGATCGAGCGTGCCGATATCGGCCAGAAGCTCCACGATCGTTTCCTTGCGCGGCAGGTCGAGATAGGTCGCGGCCGACCCGAATTGCAGACCGAGATCCAGAAGGCAGACGCGCGGCGCCTTGTCCTTGTCCTTCTCGACATTGGCCAGCTCCCAGGCGAGGTTCACCGCAAAGGTGGTGGTGCCGACGCCGCCTGCCATGCCCTGCACGGCCAGAAGCACGCCGTCGCCATCGGATTTCAGACGCGCTTGCGACTCCCGGCCCTCGCTTTCCGCGACAAGCTGCGGGGCAGGGGGCCTCTTGATGCGTTCCACCGCGGCGGCAAGCTCGCCCTCTGGCAGCGGGTAGGGCACGAATTCATCGGCGCCGTTCTTCAGGAGCCGGTGCAGCGTGGCGGGGCTCACATCCTCCGCGATCAGCACGGTCTTGACGCCGCGCGCTTTCGCAGTGGTGATGATCGCCATCAGCTGATCGGCATTGTCCTCGTCGGTGTCATCGATGGCCAGAGCGACGAAATCGAGGCTGTCGGCTTCCGGTTGGCCGAGGAAGGCCAGCGCTTCAGCAAAGCCCAGATCCCCCCAGGCTTCGCCCAGAAGCGATTCCATGTCCTCGATCAGGAGGTCGAATATCTGTACGTCGCGGCTGATCGTGCAGGCCACAATCGGCGCGGCTTCTGCAACTGCGTCTGCGTTTGTCACCGTACTCATAAGCTTTACGTCCTTTGCCTGTCTCGCACCGAACGGAGGCAGGACGCAGTCTTCATGCGCTTTCTCACCCCGACCGATGCAGGAACCGAGGGGCCAATCGGCCAGACGGTCCTGTCGCTATGGTGAGAAAGTTGCAGTCAAAGGCGGCAACATTTGGACGAAAAAACCGTAATTGTACGGTATTCGCAGACGGTAAGGATTAGCCGCCCGGAATGGTGATCGCTGCGCCACCATCGCCGCCGCCCACGCTGCTTTCGGCCTGGGCCGA
Proteins encoded in this window:
- a CDS encoding AAA family ATPase produces the protein MSTVTNADAVAEAAPIVACTISRDVQIFDLLIEDMESLLGEAWGDLGFAEALAFLGQPEADSLDFVALAIDDTDEDNADQLMAIITTAKARGVKTVLIAEDVSPATLHRLLKNGADEFVPYPLPEGELAAAVERIKRPPAPQLVAESEGRESQARLKSDGDGVLLAVQGMAGGVGTTTFAVNLAWELANVEKDKDKAPRVCLLDLGLQFGSAATYLDLPRKETIVELLADIGTLDQDTFAQALQSFEDRIDVFTAPSDLLPLDMITQEDVSLLLGLAREHFDYIVVDMPSAITQWSETVLQAAQVYFAMIELDMRSAQNTLRLKRALQSEDLPFDKLRFVLNRAPKFTDLQGKSRAKRMAESLDIGMDLFMPDGGRPIAQACDHGLPIALQAAKNPLRKEIAKLAQSLHEIGQSDAVAA